The genomic interval CACCCCGGCGGCGAACGCCAGGGTGCCCTGGTGCAGGTGTACGCCGTCGGCGACCAGCTCGCAGACCACGTTGGGGGAGCCGAGCAGCGCGAAGACCGGTCCCGGCTCCCGGTGGTGTGCGCTGGGCATGCCGTTGAAGAGATGCGTCGCCACGGTCGCCCCGGCGATCACCCCGGCACCGGTCTGCTCGTACGTGGCGTCGGTGTGCCCGATCGCCGCGACGACCCGGCGGGAGACGAGCAGCTCGATCGCGGCCAGCGCGCCGGGCAGCTCGGGGGCGATGGTGACCATCCGGACCGTACCGTCGCCGAGGGCGAGCAGCTCGGTCAGCTCGTCCAGGGAGGGGTCGCGGAGGAACTTCGGGTTCTGCGCCCCGCAGCGCACCCCGGACAGGTAGGGCCCCTCGTAGTGCACGCCGGCCAGTACGCCCTCCTTGACCAGCGGGGCGAACGCCTCAGTGGCGTCCCGCATCAGCTCGTACGGCGAGCTGACCAGGCTGGCCAGGATGCTGGTGGTGCCGTGCGAGAGATGGAATCCGGCGGCGGCCCGGGCCTCGTCGGCGTCCCCGGTGGTGAAGGTGTGCCCGCCGCCCCCGTGGCTGTGCATGTCCACGAAGCCGGGCACGATCCAGTGCCCGTCCCGGATCGACGGATATTCGGCGACCGCCGAGATCCGCTCGCCGTCCAGCTCCACACAGCCCTGCCGGATCACGCCGGTCGGGGTTACCACCTTGCCACTGACCCGGACGGTCATGTCGTCTCCTCGCTGTGCTGGTCGTCGCCATGACGTATCAGACCGATCCGACCGACGACGTCTGGCTCGGTCATGTCGTCGTTCCTCTCCCGCCCGTCCGGGCCGGGACGGCTCGCGTCGGGCGGGCCGGGGAGGGCCGCGCGGCCACTCACGGTCGGTTCATCGCGTCGAGGGCGAGCAGGGCGGCGCCGAGGGAGCCGGCCTCGTCGCCGAGGGCCGCGCGGAGCAGCCGGGGCTCGGTCTGGAACGTCAGTCGTTGCCGCAGCGCCACGCCGAGCGGGTCGAGCAGGTCGGCGCCGGCCTCGGCCAGCCCGCCACCGAGCACGACGACCTCGGTGTCGTAGAGCGCCTGGGCGATGGCGAGCCCGTCGGCGAGGGCGTCGACCGTCTCCCGCCACACCAGGCTCGCGGTCTCCTCGCCGCCGGTCGCCCGGGTGACCACCTCGGCGGCGGTCGCCGGAAGACCGGTCAGCGCCGTGTAGCGCCGGCCGACGGCGGCGGCCGAGGCGACCGCCTCCAGGCAGCCGAGCCGGCCGCAGCCGCAGCGCGGCCCGTCGGGGCGTACGACGACGTGGCCCAGCTCGCCGGCGGCGCCGTGCGCGCCCGCGAAGGCCGACCCGTCCACCACGTGCGCGGCGGCGATCCCGGTGCCGATGGCGAGGAAGAGCACGTGCCGGGTGCCCCGTCCGGCGCCGAGCCGGGCCTCGGCGAGGCCGCCGGAGCGCACGTCGTGGCCGAGCGCCGAGGGCAGGCCGAGCCGCGCGGTGACCAGCTCCCGCAGGGGTACGTCCCGGAAGCCCAGGTTCGCCGACCAGACCGCCCGGCCGGTGGCCTCGTCGACCACCCCGGGCACGGCGAGCCCGACCGCGAGCGGGGTCAGCCCGTCGGCCCGCGCCTTTCCGGCGAGCCCCTCGGCGACGTCGAGGATGCGCTCCACCACGGCCGCCGGACCGTGCTCGGCCAGGGTGTGGTGCCGTTCGGTGTGCGCGACCCGGCCGTCGGTCCGGACCAGGGCGCACTTCATCCCGGTCCCGCCGACGTCGAGCGCGACGACCACACTCCCGTCCTGGCCGTTGCCACCGGTCGGTGTGCCGGCGCCGGTGGTCGCCGGCACGGCGGGGTCGGTCACGCGAGCACCACGGACCGGCGCAGGTGCCGGGGCGCGTCCGGGTCGAGGCCGCGCCCCTCGGCCAGGGCGACCGCGAAGCGCTGGGCCAGGATCAGGTCGGCCATCGGGTCCAGCGGCGGCCGGCCCGCCGCCCAGCCGCCGATCACGGCGTGCACGTTGCTGGTCCGGCTGTGCACGAACGCCGCCCCGGTGGCCGCGATGTCCTCGGCCAGCCCGTCGGGGACCTCGCCGAACGCCCAGACCAGCCGGCCCGGTCCGGCGATCGAGATCGGGCCGTGCCGGTAGTCCATCGCCGGGTACGCCTCGGCCCAGGCACCGGCCGCCTCGCGGCACTTGAGCGCCGCCTCGTGGGCGATCCCGACCGTCCAGCCCCGGCCGAGGAAGGTGATCTGCTCGACCCGGGCGGGGTCGAACGGCAGCGGGGCGCGTACCGCGACCTCGGCGTCGGCGGCCAGCGCGGTGATGCCGGTGCCGAGGTGGGCCCGGAGCAGGGCCAGGGCGCTGGTGGCGAACCGGGTCTGCACCACGGAGCGCTCATCGGCGAAGGGCAGCGCGATGCTCTGCTCGGCGAGTTCCGTGGCCGGGGAGTCCGGATCTCCGACGATCACGGTGCTCGGCCGGCGCCCGCGCAGCGCGGCGAGGACGTCCAGCACCTCGGTGGTGGTGCCGGAGCGGGTGATCGCCAGGACCCGGTCGTACCGGCGGTCGAGCGGGAACTCGGAGGCCTGGAAGGCGTCGGTCTCGCCGTGTCCGGCGCGCTCGCGCAGGCTGGCGTAGGCCATCGCCATGAACCAGGAGGTGCCGCAGCCGACCACGGCGACCCGTTCGCCGGGCCGGGGCAGTGCGGCGGTCGAGTCGGCGGCCTGGGTGGCGGCCTGTCGCCAGCACTCGGGTTGGCTGGCGATCTCCGCGTCGACGTGGCCCATCGCAGCTCCTCGCGGGCGGGAGACCGCACCGGCGGGGCGGCGCCATGTGACGGCGGACCGGCCTGCGCAATACGGCTCGGTTTGACGATCTTTCGCGCGTCATTCTGCGCGAAAGACATCGGTCGTGGCAACCGCGCGCAGCTTTGCGCAGAACAAAGTTTTGCGGCTGCGCGTTTCGCGCACTATTGTGCACGGAATCTCCGCGACGAAGCTGGAGGCCCGAGGTGGACCGCTATGCGAGATGGAACGCGCTGCTCGAACTGCTGACCGACACCGGTCGGGTCAGCGTGGAGGACGCCGCCGCCCGGCTGGACGTCTCGCAGGCGACCATCCGGCGTGACTTCGACCAGCTCGCCCAACAGCAGATGATCACGCGTACCCGGGGTGGGGCGGTCGCCAACGGCGTCTCGTACGACCTCCCGCTGCGCTACAAGACCGCCAAGCACTCGGCCGAGAAGCAGCGGATCGGCGCCGCCGCCGCAGCCCTGGTCGCCCCGGGCATGGTGGTCGGGCTCAACGGCGGTACCACCACCACCGAGGTGGCCCGGGGGCTGGCCGTACGGCCGGACCTGAACAGCAGCGCCGACGGTGCCCAGTTGACCGTGGTGACCAACGCGCTGAACATCGCCAACGAGCTGCTGGTCCGGTCCAGGATGAAGATCGTGGTGGCCGGCGGGGTGGTCCGGCCGCAGTCCTTCGAGCTGGTCGGCCCGCTCGGCGGCGCGCTGCTCCGCGAGGTCACCCTGGACGTGGCGCTGCTCGGGGTTGACGCCATCGACGTGCAGCTCGGCGCGGCGGCGCACCACGAGGGCGAGGCGTCGATGAACAACCTGATGGTGGCCCGGGCCAAGCGGGTCGTGATCATCGCCGACTCGTCCAAGCTGGGCGGGCACGCCTTCGCCCGGATCTGCCCGATCGAGCGGGTCGAGACCCTGGTCACCGACTCCGGCGCCGACCCGGCGACCCTCCAGGCGTTCCGGGACGCGGGCGTCAACGTCGTCTGCGCGTGACCCATCGAGGCGGTACCGCTCTTCCGGCCGCTTGACACGGTACGGCTAATCTCATTAGCTAGTGAGCTATGAAGCATCCTAATGCTGTCGTACCCCCGGCGCCGGCCGCCGTCCGTACCCGGGCCGGTGCGGTTCTGTTCGCCGCCACCGGCGTGCTCTTCGTCCTCTATCCGGCCAGCCGGCCCTGGGACGACGAGTCCACCCCCGCCGGGGCGATCGCGGCGATGGGTTCCGCCGCCTGGGTCGCCTCGCACCTGTTCGCCATGATCGGCTTCATCCTGCTGCCGCTCGGGCTCCTCGCGCTGCGCCGGGCGGTCGACGGCACTCCGGGCGCCCGGCCCGCCGTCGCCGCGCTGCTGACCGGGTGGGTCGGCGCCGGGCTGGTCCTGCCGTACTACGGCGCCGAGGACTTCGGCCTGCACGCCCTCGCCCGGGCAGCCGCCGACGGTCAGCGGTTCGACCTGCTCGCCGTGGTCGAGGCCGTACGC from Plantactinospora sp. BC1 carries:
- the nagA gene encoding N-acetylglucosamine-6-phosphate deacetylase, giving the protein MTVRVSGKVVTPTGVIRQGCVELDGERISAVAEYPSIRDGHWIVPGFVDMHSHGGGGHTFTTGDADEARAAAGFHLSHGTTSILASLVSSPYELMRDATEAFAPLVKEGVLAGVHYEGPYLSGVRCGAQNPKFLRDPSLDELTELLALGDGTVRMVTIAPELPGALAAIELLVSRRVVAAIGHTDATYEQTGAGVIAGATVATHLFNGMPSAHHREPGPVFALLGSPNVVCELVADGVHLHQGTLAFAAGVAGADRAALITDAMAAAGMPDGEYELGGQPVVVAEGTVRLATADSSPGAIAGSVLTMDAALRAAVAAGIPMVDACRMAATTPARAIGLGDRRGALLPGWRADLVVLDDDLNVVQVMRGGEWVE
- a CDS encoding ROK family protein, which codes for MPATTGAGTPTGGNGQDGSVVVALDVGGTGMKCALVRTDGRVAHTERHHTLAEHGPAAVVERILDVAEGLAGKARADGLTPLAVGLAVPGVVDEATGRAVWSANLGFRDVPLRELVTARLGLPSALGHDVRSGGLAEARLGAGRGTRHVLFLAIGTGIAAAHVVDGSAFAGAHGAAGELGHVVVRPDGPRCGCGRLGCLEAVASAAAVGRRYTALTGLPATAAEVVTRATGGEETASLVWRETVDALADGLAIAQALYDTEVVVLGGGLAEAGADLLDPLGVALRQRLTFQTEPRLLRAALGDEAGSLGAALLALDAMNRP
- a CDS encoding DeoR/GlpR family DNA-binding transcription regulator codes for the protein MDRYARWNALLELLTDTGRVSVEDAAARLDVSQATIRRDFDQLAQQQMITRTRGGAVANGVSYDLPLRYKTAKHSAEKQRIGAAAAALVAPGMVVGLNGGTTTTEVARGLAVRPDLNSSADGAQLTVVTNALNIANELLVRSRMKIVVAGGVVRPQSFELVGPLGGALLREVTLDVALLGVDAIDVQLGAAAHHEGEASMNNLMVARAKRVVIIADSSKLGGHAFARICPIERVETLVTDSGADPATLQAFRDAGVNVVCA
- a CDS encoding SIS domain-containing protein; the protein is MGHVDAEIASQPECWRQAATQAADSTAALPRPGERVAVVGCGTSWFMAMAYASLRERAGHGETDAFQASEFPLDRRYDRVLAITRSGTTTEVLDVLAALRGRRPSTVIVGDPDSPATELAEQSIALPFADERSVVQTRFATSALALLRAHLGTGITALAADAEVAVRAPLPFDPARVEQITFLGRGWTVGIAHEAALKCREAAGAWAEAYPAMDYRHGPISIAGPGRLVWAFGEVPDGLAEDIAATGAAFVHSRTSNVHAVIGGWAAGRPPLDPMADLILAQRFAVALAEGRGLDPDAPRHLRRSVVLA